A genome region from Ursus arctos isolate Adak ecotype North America unplaced genomic scaffold, UrsArc2.0 scaffold_18, whole genome shotgun sequence includes the following:
- the RABEPK gene encoding LOW QUALITY PROTEIN: rab9 effector protein with kelch motifs (The sequence of the model RefSeq protein was modified relative to this genomic sequence to represent the inferred CDS: deleted 1 base in 1 codon), which translates to MKLLPVLEPGDKPRKATWYTLTPPGDSPCARVGHSCSYLPPVGDAKRGKVFIVGGADPNRSFSDVHTMDLGTHRWDLAATEGLLPRYEHASFVPSCAPHTIWVFGGADQSGNRNCLQVLNPETRTWTVPEVTSPPPSPRTFHTSSAAIGNQLYVFGGGERGAQPVQDVKLHVFDANTLTWSQPETLGKPPSPRHGHVMVAAGTELFIHGGLAGDKFYDDLHCIDISK; encoded by the exons ATGAAGCTGCTGCCTGTCTTGGAGCCTGGAGACAAGCCCAGGAAAGCAACATG GTACACCTTGACCCCCCCTGGAGACAGCCCCTGTGCTCGGGTTGGCCACAGCTGTTCATATTTACCCCCAGTCGGTGATGCCAAGAGAGGGAAGGTCTTCATTGTTGGGGGAGCAGATCCAAACAGGAGCTTCTCGGATGTGCACACCATGGATCTGG GAACTCACCGATGGGATTTGGCCGCCACCGAGGGCCTCTTGCCCCGTTACGAGCATGCCAGCTTCGTTCCCTCTTGTGCACCTCATACCATCTGGGTGTTTGGAGGTGCTGACCAGTCAGGAAATCGAAATTGCCTACAAGTACTGAATCCTG AAACCAGGACCTGGACCGTGCCAGAGGTGACCAGCCCTCCACCATCCCCAAGAACATTCCACACATCCTCTGCAGCCATTGGAAACCAGCTGTATGTCTTTGGGGGCGGAGAGAGAGGCGCCCAGCCCGTGCAGGATGTGAAGCTGCATGTGTTTGACGCAA ACACTCTGACCTGGTCACAGCCAGAGACACTTGGAAAACCTCCATCCCCCCGGCATGGTCATGTGATGGTGGCAGCG GGGACAGAGCTCTTCATCCATGGAGGCTTGGCAGGGGACAAGTTCTATGATGATCTCCATTGCATTGATATAAGTAAGTAG
- the HSPA5 gene encoding endoplasmic reticulum chaperone BiP, with the protein MKLSLVAAVLLLLGAARAEEEDKKEDVGTVVGIDLGTTYSCVGVFKNGRVEIIANDQGNRITPSYVAFTPEGERLIGDAAKNQLTSNPENTVFDAKRLIGRTWNDPSVQQDIKFLPFKVVEKKTKPYIQVDIGGGQTKTFAPEEISAMVLTKMKETAEAYLGKKVTHAVVTVPAYFNDAQRQATKDAGTIAGLNVMRIINEPTAAAIAYGLDKREGEKNILVFDLGGGTFDVSLLTIDNGVFEVVATNGDTHLGGEDFDQRVMEHFIKLYKKKTGKDVRKDNRAVQKLRREVEKAKRALSSQHQARIEIESFYEGEDFSETLTRAKFEELNMDLFRSTMKPVQKVLEDSDLKKSDIDEIVLVGGSTRIPKIQQLVKEFFNGKEPSRGINPDEAVAYGAAVQAGVLSGDQDTGDLVLLDVCPLTLGIETVGGVMTKLIPRNTVVPTKKSQIFSTASDNQPTVTIKVYEGERPLTKDNHLLGTFDLTGIPPAPRGVPQIEVTFEIDVNGILRVTAEDKGTGNKNKITITNDQNRLTPEEIERMVNDAEKFAEEDKKLKERIDTRNELESYAYSLKNQIGDKEKLGGKLSSEDKETMEKAVEEKIEWLESHQDADIEDFKAKKKELEEIVQPIISKLYGSAGPPPTGDEEPADKDEL; encoded by the exons ATGAAGCTGTCCCTGGTGGCTGCGGTGCTGCTGCTCCTCGGCGCGGCGCGGGCCGAGGAGGAGGACAAGAAGGAGGACGTGGGCACGGTGGTCGGCATCGACTTGGGGACCACCTACTCCTG CGTCGGGGTGTTCAAGAACGGCCGCGTGGAGATCATCGCCAACGATCAGGGCAACCGCATCACGCCGTCTTATGTGGCCTTCACTCCTGAAGGGGAGCGTTTGATCGGCGATGCCGCCAAGAACCAGCTCACCTCCAACCCTGAGAACACGGTCTTCGACGCCAAGCGGCTCATCGGCCGCACATGGAACGACCCGTCTGTGCAGCAGGACATCAAGTTCCTGCCTTTCAAG GTTGTTGAGAAGAAAACTAAACCATACATTCAAGTTGATATTGGAGGTGGGCAAACAAAGACATTTGCCCCTGAAGAAATTTCTGCCATGGTTCTCACTAAAATGAAGGAAACTGCAGAGGCTTATTTAGGAAAGAAG GTTACCCATGCAGTTGTTACTGTACCAGCCTATTTCAATGATGCCCAACGCCAGGCAACCAAAGATGCAGGAACTATTGCTGGATTGAATGTTATGAGGATCATTAATGAGCC tacAGCAGCCGCTATTGCTTATGGCTTGGATAAGCGGGAAGGGGAGAAGAATATCCTGGTGTTTGACTTGGGTGGTGGAACCTTTGATGTGTCTCTTCTCACCATTGACAATGGTGTCTTCGAAGTCGTGGCTACTAATGGAGATACTCATCTGGGGGGAGAAGACTTTGACCAACGTGTcatggaacacttcatcaaaCTCTACAAAAAGAAGACTGGCAAAGATGTTAGGAAAGACAACAGAGCTGTGCAGAAACTCCGGCGGGAGGTAGAAAAGGCCAAACGGGCCCTGTCTTCTCAACATCAGGCAAGAATTGAAATTGAGTCTTTCTATGAAGGGGAAGACTTCTCTGAGACTCTGACTCGGGCCAAATTTGAAGAACTAAATATG GATCTGTTCCGTTCTACCATGAAGCCTGTTCAGAAGGTGCTGGAGGATTCTGACTTAAAGAAGTCTGATATTGATGAAATTGTTCTTGTTGGTGGCTCTACTCGAATCCCAAAGATTCAACAACTGGTTAAAGAGTTCTTCAATGGCAAGGAGCCATCCCGTGGCATCAACCCAGATGAGGCTGTAGCATACGGTGCTGCTGTCCAGGCTGGTGTACTCTCTGGTGATCAGGATACAG GTGATCTGGTACTGCTTGATGTATGTCCCCTTACACTTGGTATTGAAACTGTGGGAGGTGTCATGACCAAACTGATTCCAAGGAACACCGTGGTGCCCACAAAGAAGTCTCAGATCTTTTCTACAGCTTCTGATAACCAACCAACTGTTACAATCAAGGTCTATGAAG GTGAACGACCCCTGACAAAAGACAATCACCTTCTGGGAACTTTTGATCTGACTGGAATTCCTCCTGCTCCCCGTGGGGTCCCACAGATTGAAGTCACCTTTGAGATAGATGTGAATGGCATTCTTCGAGTGACAGCTGAAGACAAAGGTACAGGCAACAAAAATAAGATTACAATTACGAATGACCAAAATCGCCTGACACCTGAAGAGATTGAAAGGATGGTTAATGATGCTGAGAAGTTTGCCGAGGAAGACAAAAAGCTCAAGGAGCGCATTGATACTAGAAATGAATTGGAAAGCTATGCCTATTCTCTAAAGAATCAGATTGGAGATAAAGAAAAGCTGGGAGGTAAACTCTCCTCTGAGGATAAGGAGACCATGGAAAAAGCTGTAGAGGAAAAGATTGAATGGCTAGAAAGTCATCAAGATGCTGACATTGAAGATTTCAAAGCTAAAAAGAAGGAACTAGAAGAAATTGTTCAGCCAATTATCAGCAAACTCTATGGAAGTGCAGGCCCTCCCCCAACTGGTGATGAGGAACCAGCAGACAAAGATGAGTTGTAG
- the LOC113266411 gene encoding hypoxanthine-guanine phosphoribosyltransferase-like: protein MATRSPSIVISDDEPGYDLDLFCIPNHYAQDLEKVFIPHGLIMDRTERLARDVMKEMGSHHIVALCVLKGGYKFFADLLDYIKALNRNSDRSIPMTVDFIRLKSCCNDQSTRDIKVIGGDDLSTLTGKNVLIVEDIIETGKTMQTLLSLVQQYNPKIVKVASLLVKRTPRSIGYRPDFVGFEIPDKFVVGYALDYNEYFRDLNHVCVISETGKAKYKAQDESSS from the coding sequence ATGGCAACCCGAAGCCCCAGCATTGTGATTAGTGATGATGAACCAGGTTATGACCTAGATTTATTTTGTATACCTAATCATTATGCTCAGGATTTGGAAAAGGTGTTTATTCCTCATGGATTAATTATGGACAGGACGGAACGGCTTGCACGAGATGTGATGAAGGAGATGGGAAGCCATCACATCGTAGCCCTCTGTGTGCTCAAGGGGGGCTATAAATTCTTTGCTGACCTGCTGGATTACATTAAAGCACTGAACAGAAATAGTGATAGATCCATTCCTATGACTGTAGACTTCATTAGACTGAAAAGCTGCTGTAATGACCAGTCAACAAGGGACATAAAAGTAATTGGTGGAGATGACCTCTCAACTTTAACTGGAAAGAATGTCTTGATTGTTGAAGATATAATTGAAACAGGCAAAACAATGCAAACCTTGCTTTCCTTGGTCCAGCAGTATAATCCAAAGATCGTCAAGGTTGCAAGTTTGCTGGTGAAAAGGACTCCTCGAAGTATTGGATATAGACCAGACTTCGTTGGATTTGAAATTCCAGACAAGTTTGTTGTAGGATATGCCCTTGACTATAATGAGTATTTCAGGGATTTGAATCACGTTTGTGTCATTAGTGAAACtggaaaagcaaaatacaaagcCCAAGATGAGAGTTCAAGCTGA